One genomic segment of Bacteroides caccae includes these proteins:
- a CDS encoding DHH family phosphoesterase → MLTKVIEQAKIDHFTKWFERADKIVIVSHVSPDGDAIGSSLGLYHFFDSQEKTVNVIVPNAFPDFLRWMPGSKDILLYDRYKEFADKLIAEADVICCLDFNALKRIDDMADAIAASPARKIMIDHHLYPEEFCKITMSYPKISSTSELIFRLICRMGYFSDISKEGAECIYTGMMTDTGGFTYNSNNREIYFIISELLSKGIDKDDIYRKVYNTYSESRLRLMGYVLSNMTVYSDYNAALITLTKAEQSKFNYIKGDSEGFVNIPLTIKNVCFSCFLREDTEKPMIKISLRSVGSFPCNQLAAEFFHGGGHLNASGGEFFGTMEEAKAVFEKALEKYKPLLTAKS, encoded by the coding sequence CCTGATGGTGATGCTATCGGTTCTTCACTAGGATTATACCATTTTTTTGATTCACAGGAAAAGACAGTAAACGTAATCGTTCCCAATGCTTTCCCCGATTTCCTTCGGTGGATGCCGGGCAGCAAAGACATTCTCTTGTACGACCGTTACAAAGAATTTGCGGATAAGTTGATAGCCGAAGCAGACGTAATCTGCTGTCTGGATTTCAATGCATTGAAACGTATTGATGATATGGCGGATGCGATAGCAGCTTCTCCCGCACGTAAAATAATGATCGATCATCATCTTTACCCGGAAGAATTCTGTAAGATTACGATGTCTTACCCGAAGATTTCTTCTACTTCCGAATTGATCTTTCGGTTGATCTGCCGTATGGGCTATTTTAGCGACATCTCTAAAGAAGGAGCCGAATGTATCTACACAGGTATGATGACGGATACAGGCGGATTCACCTACAACTCCAACAATCGGGAAATCTATTTTATCATCAGCGAACTTCTTTCCAAAGGGATTGATAAGGATGATATCTATCGTAAAGTATATAATACGTACTCGGAAAGCCGTTTGCGTCTAATGGGGTATGTGTTGTCTAATATGACTGTTTATTCGGACTACAATGCAGCCTTAATCACATTGACAAAAGCCGAACAGAGTAAGTTTAATTATATAAAAGGTGATAGCGAAGGGTTTGTGAATATCCCTCTTACTATTAAAAACGTTTGTTTCTCCTGCTTCCTGCGTGAGGATACGGAGAAGCCGATGATTAAAATTTCCCTTCGTTCGGTAGGGAGCTTCCCATGCAATCAGTTGGCTGCCGAATTTTTCCACGGAGGCGGACATCTCAATGCCTCGGGCGGTGAGTTTTTCGGAACAATGGAGGAGGCCAAAGCTGTCTTTGAGAAAGCACTGGAGAAATATAAACCTTTACTCACAGCAAAAAGCTGA
- a CDS encoding DUF4827 domain-containing protein gives MKKLIFLFLSVIAAGSLFQACDNSKTYAEMLEDEKNAVNKFIKDSAINVISLEEFERDTITDLSRNEYVAFSNGVYMQIVDRGNADDPEDTFANNNVICARYLEKNIASNELTCFNVVLPEYINASDYYRSPLTFRYVNENSSAYGIVLSTPLDYDYLWTANSYGTAIPGGWLLALPYLRDNAHVRLIIPSKMGHSISQQNVIPYYYDIWKFEKAKS, from the coding sequence ATGAAGAAACTTATATTTTTATTTCTCTCTGTGATAGCAGCCGGAAGTCTGTTCCAGGCATGCGACAATTCTAAGACTTATGCAGAAATGCTGGAGGATGAAAAGAATGCGGTGAATAAGTTCATCAAAGATAGTGCAATTAATGTGATCTCCTTAGAGGAGTTCGAACGGGATACAATTACCGATCTGTCAAGAAATGAATATGTTGCTTTCTCAAATGGCGTCTATATGCAGATTGTAGATCGTGGAAATGCGGATGATCCGGAAGATACTTTTGCTAATAATAATGTGATTTGTGCCCGCTATCTGGAAAAGAATATAGCGAGTAATGAGTTGACTTGTTTCAATGTTGTCCTTCCTGAATATATTAATGCTTCTGATTATTATAGATCTCCCCTTACATTCCGTTATGTCAACGAAAATTCATCAGCTTATGGAATTGTTTTAAGCACTCCTCTTGATTATGATTATTTGTGGACAGCAAATTCGTACGGAACAGCTATTCCCGGTGGATGGCTGTTAGCATTGCCATACTTGCGGGATAATGCTCATGTACGTTTGATTATTCCTTCAAAAATGGGGCATAGTATTTCGCAACAGAATGTGATTCCATATTATTATGATATCTGGAAGTTTGAAAAAGCAAAAAGTTAA
- the glmM gene encoding phosphoglucosamine mutase — translation MTLIKSISGIRGTIGGGAGEGLNPLDIVKFTSAYATLIRKTCKVKSNKIVVGRDARISGEMVKNVVVGTLMGMGWDVVDIDLASTPTTELAVTMEGACGGIILTASHNPKQWNALKLLNEHGEFLNAAEGNEVLRIAEAEEFDYADVDHLGSYRKDLTYNQKHIDSVLALDLVDVEAIKKAGFRVAIDCVNSVGGIILPELLERLGVKHVEKLYCEPTGNFQHNPEPLEKNLGDIMNLMKGGKADVAFVVDPDVDRLAMICEDGVMYGEEYTLVTVADYVLKHTPGNTVSNLSSTRALRDVTRKYGMEYNASAVGEVNVVTKMKATNAVIGGEGNGGVIYPASHYGRDALVGIALFLSHLAHEGKKVSELRATYPPYFIAKNRVDLTPEIDVDAILAKVKEIYKNEEINDIDGVKIDFADKWVHLRKSNTEPIIRVYSEASTMEAAEEIGQKIMDVINELAKK, via the coding sequence ATGACTCTAATCAAATCTATCTCTGGAATCCGCGGAACAATCGGCGGAGGAGCGGGCGAAGGATTGAATCCGCTCGACATCGTAAAATTCACTTCGGCTTATGCTACTTTAATACGTAAGACTTGCAAAGTAAAAAGCAATAAGATTGTTGTGGGACGTGACGCCCGCATCTCCGGTGAAATGGTAAAGAACGTAGTAGTCGGTACCCTAATGGGAATGGGCTGGGATGTTGTAGACATCGATCTGGCTTCTACTCCGACTACCGAATTGGCTGTAACAATGGAAGGCGCGTGTGGAGGTATTATCCTGACAGCCTCTCACAATCCGAAACAGTGGAACGCATTAAAATTACTGAATGAACATGGTGAATTTCTGAATGCAGCCGAAGGTAACGAAGTTCTTCGTATTGCTGAAGCTGAGGAATTTGACTATGCAGATGTAGATCATCTGGGTTCTTATCGTAAAGACCTGACCTATAATCAGAAGCATATTGATAGCGTGCTGGCTCTTGACTTAGTGGATGTAGAAGCCATTAAGAAAGCCGGTTTCCGTGTAGCTATCGACTGTGTGAATTCGGTAGGCGGTATTATTCTTCCTGAATTGCTTGAGCGTCTGGGCGTGAAACATGTAGAAAAACTCTACTGCGAGCCTACCGGAAACTTCCAGCACAACCCGGAACCACTTGAAAAGAACTTGGGTGACATCATGAACCTGATGAAAGGTGGAAAAGCTGATGTAGCTTTTGTAGTAGACCCGGACGTTGACCGTTTGGCTATGATTTGCGAGGACGGTGTAATGTATGGTGAAGAATATACATTGGTTACTGTTGCCGATTATGTACTGAAACATACTCCGGGTAACACTGTTTCTAACTTGAGTTCTACCCGTGCTTTGCGTGATGTGACTCGTAAGTATGGTATGGAATATAATGCTTCTGCCGTAGGCGAAGTAAACGTAGTAACAAAGATGAAGGCAACCAATGCTGTTATCGGTGGTGAAGGAAACGGTGGAGTAATCTATCCGGCCAGCCACTACGGTCGTGATGCATTGGTTGGTATCGCATTGTTCCTTAGCCATTTGGCTCATGAAGGAAAGAAAGTCAGCGAACTCCGTGCTACTTATCCTCCTTACTTCATTGCCAAGAACCGTGTCGACCTGACTCCGGAAATTGATGTAGACGCTATCCTTGCTAAGGTAAAGGAAATCTATAAGAATGAGGAAATCAACGATATCGACGGTGTGAAGATTGACTTTGCAGACAAATGGGTACATTTGCGTAAAAGTAATACGGAACCGATTATTCGCGTATATAGCGAAGCTTCTACAATGGAAGCTGCAGAAGAAATCGGTCAGAAGATTATGGACGTAATTAATGAGTTAGCGAAGAAATAA
- a CDS encoding TonB-dependent receptor: MKTKNIMIALTLLTTGTAWAEDFPKDSLKVVDIEEVVVIATPKENRKLRELPVATTLLSQKDMQANQVHSVKNLTGIVPNLFIPDYGSKLTTSIYIRGIGSRINTPSVGLYVDNIPYIDKSAFDFNYADIERIDILRGPQGTLYGRNTMGGLIKIHTKSPFTYQGTDIRMGAATYNDYNVSLTHYHRISDRFAFSTGGFYEHTGGFFENAARNNERIDKSNAGGGRFRGIYLPTPNLKVDMTLSYEYSDQGGYPYKYTGVTEGEETRPEYIGKIANNERSSYRRGLLNSGVNIEYQARTFILNAVTGYQNLNDRMFLDQDFTEKDIYTLEQKQRANTISEEIVFKSKPEKRWQWATGVSGFYQWLHTSGPVDFRQEGVKTVIESNVNKIFEGLAGPKMRMTANNSILGVGGSFDTPILNGAVFHQSTFNNLFIKGLSATIGLRLDYEKIKMEYNSISNPLNFDFSLAMGPMNITSKGLEAISSFIGKESTDYVQLLPKFALQYEWEKGNSIYATVSKGYRSGGYNIQMFSDLAQGALKNSMLDALAADPNFSLMAERILGMKDELPEVKATTQYKPEYSWNYEIGSHLTLWEGKLWADLAAFYMDTRDQQISQMAESGLGRVTINAGKSRSYGVEAALRTSLTNELSLNASYGYTYATFTDYVTKQKDSEGNLTDKSYNGKYVPFVPKHTLNIGGEYAITCNPRSIFDRVVFQANYNAAGRIYWTEQNNVSQSFYGTLNWRTNLEIGDAMISFWARNFLNKDYAAFYFETMNKGFMQQGRPMQFGIDLRCRF, encoded by the coding sequence ATGAAGACAAAGAATATTATGATTGCCCTCACGCTCCTAACGACAGGGACAGCATGGGCGGAAGATTTCCCGAAAGACTCACTGAAAGTGGTAGATATCGAAGAAGTGGTAGTAATCGCTACTCCGAAAGAGAACCGTAAACTACGTGAGTTGCCGGTAGCTACCACATTATTATCTCAAAAAGATATGCAAGCAAATCAGGTACACTCCGTGAAAAACCTGACAGGCATCGTTCCTAACCTGTTCATCCCGGACTATGGTTCTAAACTTACTACCTCTATTTATATCCGCGGAATCGGTTCACGTATCAACACCCCCTCCGTAGGGCTTTATGTAGACAATATCCCTTATATAGATAAGTCCGCTTTCGACTTCAACTACGCTGATATCGAACGTATCGACATTCTTCGTGGTCCGCAAGGTACTCTTTACGGCCGTAATACAATGGGCGGACTAATCAAGATACATACCAAATCTCCTTTCACTTATCAAGGGACTGATATCCGAATGGGAGCCGCCACCTACAACGACTATAATGTTTCACTGACACATTATCATCGTATCTCCGACCGTTTTGCTTTCTCCACCGGAGGTTTCTATGAACATACAGGAGGTTTCTTTGAGAATGCAGCACGCAACAATGAGAGAATAGATAAAAGCAACGCCGGAGGCGGACGCTTCCGCGGTATTTATCTGCCGACACCGAATCTGAAAGTCGATATGACATTGAGCTACGAATATAGTGACCAGGGGGGATATCCTTATAAATATACAGGTGTTACAGAAGGAGAAGAAACTCGCCCCGAATATATCGGAAAAATCGCCAACAACGAACGCAGTAGCTATCGTCGCGGATTATTAAACTCCGGAGTTAATATAGAATATCAAGCCAGGACATTTATTTTAAATGCGGTCACAGGCTACCAAAACCTGAATGACCGTATGTTTCTCGATCAGGACTTTACAGAAAAAGACATTTATACTCTGGAACAGAAACAAAGAGCAAATACAATTTCTGAAGAGATCGTATTCAAATCAAAGCCGGAGAAGCGTTGGCAATGGGCAACCGGAGTTTCCGGATTCTATCAGTGGTTACATACAAGCGGTCCGGTAGATTTCAGGCAAGAAGGCGTAAAAACTGTAATTGAAAGTAATGTAAACAAAATATTTGAAGGGCTTGCTGGTCCCAAGATGCGCATGACAGCCAATAATTCCATATTGGGAGTTGGCGGTAGTTTTGACACTCCGATATTAAATGGAGCTGTTTTTCATCAGTCAACATTCAATAATCTGTTTATCAAAGGACTATCTGCCACAATCGGTCTACGTTTAGACTACGAGAAAATTAAGATGGAGTATAATTCTATCAGCAACCCTCTAAACTTTGACTTCTCTTTAGCAATGGGACCTATGAATATTACCAGTAAAGGTTTGGAAGCTATAAGCTCATTCATTGGCAAGGAATCCACCGACTACGTACAATTACTTCCTAAATTCGCTCTCCAGTATGAATGGGAAAAAGGAAACAGTATTTATGCAACTGTATCCAAGGGATATCGTTCGGGAGGCTACAATATTCAGATGTTTTCTGATTTAGCACAAGGAGCTTTAAAAAATTCAATGTTGGATGCATTAGCTGCCGACCCGAACTTTTCTTTAATGGCGGAGAGAATATTAGGAATGAAAGATGAACTGCCGGAGGTGAAAGCAACGACTCAATACAAGCCCGAATATTCCTGGAACTATGAAATAGGTTCTCACCTGACTTTGTGGGAAGGTAAACTTTGGGCTGACCTTGCCGCCTTCTACATGGATACACGCGATCAACAAATTTCTCAAATGGCAGAAAGTGGTTTGGGACGTGTCACAATCAATGCAGGAAAAAGCAGAAGTTATGGTGTCGAAGCTGCCCTACGTACCAGCCTGACAAATGAGTTGAGTCTAAATGCAAGCTACGGATATACGTATGCCACCTTTACAGATTATGTAACAAAGCAAAAAGACAGTGAGGGTAATCTTACGGATAAGTCATATAACGGCAAGTATGTACCCTTCGTCCCCAAGCATACATTAAATATCGGCGGAGAATACGCTATTACTTGTAATCCCCGTTCTATCTTTGACCGCGTAGTGTTCCAAGCAAACTATAACGCTGCCGGACGAATCTATTGGACTGAGCAAAATAACGTCAGCCAATCCTTCTACGGTACTCTCAACTGGCGCACAAACTTAGAAATAGGTGATGCAATGATTAGTTTTTGGGCACGTAACTTCTTGAATAAAGATTATGCAGCCTTCTACTTTGAAACGATGAACAAAGGGTTCATGCAACAAGGACGTCCGATGCAATTTGGGATAGATCTTCGCTGCCGATTCTAA
- a CDS encoding WD40-like domain containing protein yields MTKNKLFAWAITLLCFSLTSCSDEKDGPSKKILVTNAGVTEANQTVKPGDIVHIYGDGFQEGDQVDFDFRWDLGEPLFPEGYLGPVGAEIVERHSNGMSIRMPYRKPESRVEIFLNRASERMSLGKVLLADGQTPKDFRLYGINETDKTIERAYAEETVTGKKTWDMSAHPDFRSVVNLQKTYGLCGLAEENGVQQPFFLDFCTGEWKALSFYDYNTLALVIGSGNDIAAIQQRGKGYSLYNVSAGLEQSNYATKTRSNFPMPEPQFELPEGFTPEQFGDYPGVFMQGNEIILLSARKGNGKWVPMLYNYRNGFYVLEGIEADAIIPFYFGMALPDSGSPSLLYQKKVGYMIYYSSGDNRGSSFRLLEPDKESSKLQLQEPFAQLSDKKVVSITNRLDRIGTITVLFSDKEKGRTTSDFDWNSKEWTDYTDLSDMPYNSVVWAN; encoded by the coding sequence ATGACAAAGAATAAACTATTCGCTTGGGCTATAACACTTCTCTGCTTTTCGTTGACCTCTTGCAGCGATGAAAAGGACGGTCCGTCAAAAAAGATATTGGTGACTAATGCAGGGGTGACGGAAGCTAACCAAACGGTTAAACCGGGAGATATCGTTCATATTTATGGTGATGGTTTTCAGGAAGGCGACCAGGTGGACTTTGACTTTCGCTGGGATCTTGGAGAACCTTTGTTCCCGGAAGGGTATCTTGGACCTGTCGGTGCGGAGATTGTAGAGAGGCATTCGAATGGAATGAGTATCCGAATGCCTTATCGCAAGCCGGAATCACGTGTTGAGATATTCCTGAACAGGGCAAGTGAGAGAATGTCGTTGGGAAAAGTACTACTTGCAGATGGACAAACGCCTAAAGATTTCAGACTGTATGGAATAAATGAGACCGACAAGACAATAGAGCGGGCGTATGCTGAAGAAACCGTCACTGGTAAAAAAACGTGGGATATGAGTGCACATCCGGACTTCCGTTCGGTTGTCAATCTTCAAAAGACTTATGGGCTGTGCGGGCTGGCAGAAGAAAATGGTGTGCAGCAACCCTTCTTCCTTGATTTCTGTACAGGCGAGTGGAAAGCTTTAAGTTTCTACGATTATAATACACTGGCATTGGTTATTGGCAGCGGAAATGATATTGCGGCCATTCAACAGAGAGGTAAAGGATATTCATTATATAATGTTTCCGCAGGTTTGGAACAAAGTAATTATGCAACTAAGACGCGGAGTAATTTTCCTATGCCGGAACCTCAATTTGAACTTCCGGAAGGATTTACTCCTGAACAATTCGGGGATTATCCGGGTGTGTTTATGCAAGGTAATGAGATTATTTTATTGTCGGCAAGGAAAGGAAACGGGAAATGGGTTCCCATGTTGTATAATTATAGAAATGGCTTTTATGTACTTGAAGGGATTGAAGCAGATGCCATTATTCCGTTTTATTTCGGAATGGCACTTCCCGATAGCGGTAGTCCTTCCTTATTATACCAAAAGAAGGTCGGTTACATGATTTATTACTCATCAGGTGACAATCGTGGCAGCAGTTTCCGTCTTCTTGAACCAGATAAGGAGAGCAGCAAGTTACAGTTACAAGAACCGTTTGCTCAATTGTCCGATAAGAAAGTTGTTTCAATAACTAACAGACTTGACCGTATCGGTACAATCACCGTGCTCTTTTCCGATAAAGAAAAAGGGCGCACCACTTCTGATTTTGATTGGAACAGCAAAGAGTGGACAGATTACACCGATCTTTCTGATATGCCATATAACTCAGTAGTATGGGCTAATTGA
- a CDS encoding response regulator transcription factor, with amino-acid sequence MNYKPEIAIIEPNTLCSLGLKSILEEIIPMATIRTFHNFNELMDDTPDMYAHYFISAQIYVEHNAFFLPRKRKTIVLASDSPQFQLSGVPVLNIYESEEKLVKNILKLHQHAHHNGYPVKDMPPMIPAEHPQVLLSAREIEVLVLITKGLINKEIADKLNISLTTVITHRKNITEKLGIKSVSGLTIYAVMNGYIEADRI; translated from the coding sequence ATGAACTACAAACCTGAAATAGCAATTATTGAGCCGAATACTCTCTGTAGCCTGGGACTCAAATCCATATTGGAAGAGATCATCCCTATGGCAACGATCCGTACCTTCCATAACTTCAATGAGTTAATGGATGATACGCCGGATATGTACGCCCATTATTTTATCTCCGCACAAATCTATGTGGAGCATAACGCTTTCTTCCTTCCCCGGAAGCGAAAAACGATTGTCCTTGCCAGTGACAGCCCGCAATTCCAACTTTCCGGTGTTCCGGTACTCAATATTTATGAGTCGGAAGAAAAACTGGTAAAGAATATCCTGAAACTTCATCAACATGCTCATCACAACGGATATCCCGTGAAGGATATGCCTCCGATGATTCCTGCAGAACATCCTCAGGTACTTTTATCTGCTCGCGAAATTGAAGTACTCGTGCTGATTACCAAAGGGTTAATCAACAAAGAAATAGCAGATAAACTGAATATCAGCCTGACTACCGTTATCACTCACAGGAAAAACATAACAGAGAAATTAGGTATTAAATCGGTATCCGGTCTGACTATTTATGCCGTAATGAACGGATATATAGAAGCAGACCGGATATAA
- a CDS encoding NAD(P)/FAD-dependent oxidoreductase: MIQEYQLRVLPEIAANEQRLKEYLSEEKGLNLRNINATRILKRSIDARQRTIFVNLKIRAYINEMPEEDEYEHTVYNSVEGKPQVIVVGAGPGGLFAALRLIELGLRPVIVERGKDVRERKKDLAQISREHTVNPESNYSFGEGGAGAYSDGKLYTRSKKRGNVDKIFNVFCQHGASTAILADAHPHIGTDKLPRVIENMRNTILECGGEVHFRTRMDALIIENNEIKGIETNTGKTFLGPVILATGHSARDVYRWLAANNVTIEAKGIAVGVRLEHPATLIDQIQYHNKNGRGKYLPAAEYSFVTQVEGRGVYSFCMCPGGFIVPAASGPEQVVVNGMSPSNRGSRWSNSGMVVEIQPEDFINEELRMESGELAAQQNEQLLALNPSLSSSQLSMFNTQLLPLHFQEELERQCWLQGSRRQTAPAQRMLDFTRKKLSYDLPESSYSPGLISSPLHFWMPEFISKRLSLGFQQFGRSSHGFLTNEAVMIGVETRTSSPVRIIRDKETLQHVTVRGLFPCGEGAGYAGGIVSAGVDGERCAEAVANYLNQSSEQ, encoded by the coding sequence ATGATACAAGAATACCAACTCCGCGTACTTCCCGAAATCGCAGCGAACGAACAACGGCTGAAAGAATATCTCTCTGAAGAGAAAGGACTAAATTTACGCAATATCAATGCTACCCGCATCTTAAAGCGAAGCATTGACGCTCGTCAGCGAACGATTTTCGTCAATCTGAAAATACGGGCCTACATCAACGAAATGCCTGAAGAAGATGAATACGAGCATACGGTATATAATAGTGTGGAAGGAAAACCACAAGTAATTGTGGTTGGTGCAGGTCCCGGCGGATTGTTCGCCGCTCTGCGCCTTATCGAACTCGGATTACGCCCGGTGATTGTAGAACGCGGAAAAGATGTGCGTGAACGGAAAAAGGACCTGGCGCAAATCAGTAGAGAACATACGGTAAATCCGGAATCCAATTATAGTTTCGGAGAAGGGGGTGCAGGAGCTTATTCGGACGGGAAACTTTATACCCGCAGTAAGAAAAGAGGAAATGTAGACAAGATATTCAATGTATTCTGCCAGCATGGAGCTTCTACGGCTATACTGGCTGATGCACATCCGCATATCGGAACGGACAAGTTGCCGCGTGTCATTGAAAATATGCGGAATACGATTCTCGAATGTGGCGGAGAAGTACATTTCCGGACAAGAATGGATGCGTTGATTATTGAGAATAACGAGATCAAAGGCATTGAGACAAATACAGGAAAGACTTTTCTAGGTCCTGTGATACTTGCAACCGGGCATTCGGCAAGGGATGTTTATCGTTGGCTCGCAGCTAATAATGTAACGATTGAGGCAAAAGGTATCGCTGTAGGTGTCCGTTTGGAACACCCGGCAACACTGATCGACCAGATACAATATCATAATAAAAACGGAAGGGGAAAATATCTCCCTGCTGCAGAATATAGTTTCGTCACCCAAGTTGAAGGCAGAGGCGTGTATAGTTTCTGTATGTGTCCCGGCGGCTTTATCGTCCCTGCAGCCAGCGGACCGGAGCAAGTGGTAGTGAACGGTATGTCACCTTCGAATCGTGGCTCGCGCTGGAGTAATTCGGGAATGGTGGTAGAGATACAGCCGGAAGATTTCATAAATGAAGAGTTGAGAATGGAAAGTGGAGAGTTAGCTGCGCAACAAAATGAACAACTACTCGCTCTTAACCCTTCTCTCAGTAGCTCTCAACTTTCGATGTTCAATACCCAACTTCTCCCCCTGCACTTTCAGGAAGAATTGGAACGTCAATGTTGGTTGCAAGGCAGCAGACGTCAGACAGCTCCAGCACAGCGTATGCTGGATTTCACCCGCAAGAAGCTAAGTTATGACTTACCGGAATCCTCATATAGTCCGGGGTTGATTTCTTCTCCGCTTCACTTCTGGATGCCGGAGTTTATCAGCAAGAGATTATCACTCGGCTTTCAACAATTCGGACGCAGCAGTCATGGCTTCTTGACCAACGAAGCCGTTATGATTGGGGTAGAAACACGTACCTCTTCCCCTGTCCGCATCATACGAGATAAAGAGACGCTTCAACACGTAACCGTCCGCGGACTATTCCCTTGCGGAGAGGGTGCGGGCTATGCCGGAGGAATCGTTTCTGCCGGAGTAGACGGAGAACGGTGTGCGGAAGCAGTAGCCAACTATCTGAATCAATCATCCGAACAATAG
- the radA gene encoding DNA repair protein RadA, with protein sequence MAKEKTVYVCSNCGQDSPKWVGKCPSCGEWNTYVEEIVRKEPVNRRPVSGIETQKPKPVILSEIIADDEPRINMHDNELNRVLGGGLVPGSLVLIGGEPGIGKSTLVMQTVLRMPEKKILYVSGEESARQLKLRADRLSEVSSDCFIVCETSLEQIYVHIKNTNPDLVIIDSIQTISTETIESSPGSIAQVRECSASILRFAKETHTPVLLIGHINKEGSIAGPKVLEHIVDTVLQFEGDQHYMYRILRSIKNRFGSTAELGIYEMRQDGLRQVSNPSELLLSQDHEGMSGVAIASAIEGVRPFLIETQALVSSAVYGNPQRSATGFDIRRMNMLLAVLEKRVGFKLAQKDVFLNIAGGLKVNDPAIDLAVISAILSSNMDAAIEPEVCMAGEIGLSGEIRPVNRIEQRIGEAEKLGFKRFLLPKYNLQGIDTKKLKIELVPVRKVEEAFRALFG encoded by the coding sequence ATGGCTAAAGAAAAGACCGTATATGTGTGTAGTAACTGCGGACAGGATTCACCGAAATGGGTAGGCAAATGTCCGTCGTGCGGAGAATGGAATACGTATGTTGAGGAAATCGTACGGAAAGAGCCGGTTAACCGCCGGCCGGTATCGGGCATAGAAACGCAAAAGCCCAAGCCGGTTATTCTTAGTGAGATCATAGCGGACGATGAACCGCGAATCAATATGCATGATAATGAACTGAACCGCGTACTGGGCGGCGGACTTGTTCCGGGTTCTTTAGTACTGATCGGCGGCGAACCGGGAATCGGAAAATCAACTCTCGTCATGCAAACCGTACTCCGTATGCCGGAAAAGAAAATCCTTTATGTATCCGGCGAGGAAAGTGCACGGCAATTAAAATTACGTGCCGACCGTCTTTCTGAGGTTTCCAGCGACTGCTTCATTGTTTGTGAGACTTCCCTTGAACAGATTTATGTCCATATCAAAAATACGAATCCGGATTTGGTTATTATCGACTCCATACAGACTATCTCTACGGAAACCATCGAATCGTCTCCCGGAAGTATCGCTCAGGTCAGAGAGTGTTCGGCATCTATCCTACGTTTCGCAAAGGAGACTCATACGCCGGTCTTGCTTATCGGACATATAAATAAAGAAGGGAGCATTGCAGGCCCCAAGGTGCTGGAACATATCGTTGATACAGTTCTCCAATTTGAAGGTGACCAACATTATATGTACCGTATTTTACGCAGTATCAAGAATCGCTTCGGTAGTACGGCCGAACTGGGTATTTATGAGATGCGGCAGGACGGGCTACGCCAGGTGAGCAATCCTTCGGAACTACTGCTTAGCCAAGACCATGAAGGAATGAGCGGAGTAGCAATCGCTTCTGCTATCGAAGGAGTACGTCCCTTCCTGATTGAGACTCAGGCTCTGGTAAGCTCCGCTGTTTATGGTAATCCCCAACGTTCGGCAACCGGATTTGATATACGAAGAATGAATATGCTTCTGGCCGTCCTCGAAAAACGTGTCGGGTTCAAGCTTGCACAGAAAGATGTATTTCTGAATATCGCCGGAGGACTGAAAGTGAATGACCCGGCCATCGACCTCGCAGTTATCAGTGCCATTCTTTCTTCAAATATGGATGCAGCTATCGAACCGGAAGTCTGTATGGCAGGAGAAATCGGTTTGTCGGGAGAGATACGTCCGGTGAACCGGATTGAACAACGTATCGGAGAGGCCGAGAAGCTTGGCTTCAAGCGTTTCCTGTTGCCCAAATATAATTTGCAAGGCATTGATACGAAGAAGCTAAAGATAGAGTTAGTGCCCGTAAGAAAGGTAGAAGAGGCGTTCAGGGCGTTATTCGGATAA